atagattagatctatcctctacttctgatctcacctttggtgtatcggtccttgactcagtaaacccacccagtctatagtctctgcaattctctctagtgggtgctgtcgtggcgaatagaaaataccggattacgtaccggtaatgctcttttatagagcccacgacagcacccgttcacatccctcccttttctgtatatagttgcacatggtgcttgtttggtgaggtgtaaatattagaaaatatagtatgaggttgtaaatatgtatatatatggatatacccgaacctgttaactaaaacctggcggcggttcctcctattctctgtaaaacaactgaggagcgagggggggccgccccttttatctctctgtaggtttcctgttcctaggggcggatcccctctctctagtgggtgctgtcgtgggctctataaaagagcattaccggtacgtaatccggtatttccgCTCCCCTgtaatgtcccgtatgcagttataaaattgaaatgaatgatgtttaacttacgtgacggtccaggctgTGGGCTGCTGCTGGCCGCTGTCGTGGAGGCTAGTGCCCTCTgttgccggcggcgtctctctacccaaaaaaaaaaaagaaacgccaTGTTttgacaacaaaagtacagagctgtagacaaaaaaaaaaaacacaaaaaagaggcCATTTGCGGGAAGGAGTAAAAATCAATTTTGACAAGCAAAATGTAAGTACATATATAGAACATAGGAAGCGCCTCACGGCAGTGCGCGTCTCCTGTTTCCCCCTACTGGCAGTGCgagcagggttgccaacctcctcGTAATGATTTCAGGACAATCTAGATAACCATTGCGGACATCCCTATAAATTAAATATGGGGGTGGAGATTATGGAACCCATGACCTGACCATTTTTTAACCGACAACGCATTTTTGCGCTTGGACATTACGGAAATTtgaaaataaaatgacattttttcCTCGTAAGTCCCGGACAAGCTGGCAACCACGGGCACGAGTCTCCCAATTCCCCCCGCCCGGTACCATGCGTCTTCCAATTACAccatactggtacttgccttgctttgcctccgctcgcaagtgtgccagatggagtggctgcttatagcgcaggtcggcccactttttgcgcagttgcagcgcactgcgccggatgctgaacctcctctccatcataacTGCAATGCGGCCCAGCACTGCATTCTTGTGCAAATTGGGGTGGGCAGGACGGCTCCTCCGTCCCTCATAGTCGAGGGCATCCATCCtgtccacaaaaaaacgcacctcggcctgccccagaggagcacagcgctgtctcgccgccattttctaaagatagacgctgtacggcaccgcctaaccacgcccagaggaggtcctagcTGCCGCGCGATCGGCATCGCTATAGCGTCTCTGATTATGCACAGCGTCGCGTTTGTGACGCCGGCTCCAGACATCCCTTTTTGGCGTTCCCGTTACCAAGTCACAGCGCTCATTGTCTTGGTTTCAGTGTTGCAGTAGCTTGTATAGTAATTTAGGGGTGTCAATGAGGTGCGGCTGTAGTGTTAAATGCTGCTTATTACACATGTATATATAATTTTCCATTAAATCCTATGTTCACATTTCTGTTGAGCAGGGCAGCGTGCGTCTGAGACGCAACGCTGAACAGATATGTGAGCACATGCCCAACACCGCTTTTTGTGACCCATGCATTAACTTTTCCATGGTtttaggggcagaaaaaaaaaaagcatcatgcaTCGTCCTCTGTGTCCTGACGCATGATTCACAAAACGATAGGGCAACACATGTTAATTCAGGCCCCTAGGTAAAATATAGTGGCGCATGACTAATGCATTGCCGTGGCTGCGCcgaacaaaacgctaatgtgaacttttgCCTtataaccaagaaaaaaaaaaagatgtgtgaacACTATGTTACAGTATTGGTTGTCTTGTGTCACTTTAGCAAATCATATGtactaattattttttattttgctttttcaggttgccatgtctctttCGGATGTACCTGCGATTGTAGCGGCTGCATTGCTGTTAGAAGCTCAGAACCAGCTGGAGGCTCAAGCGCGAAACACTCGTGCAAAgcgacagcgccgcatgtggaccagacagtggctgcagaagaggtatcaattgtcccatatgggcctaataagggaactgaaggagaacaacccgcatgatttcaagaactacctgagaatgtcggaggattcatttaatgtcctacttgaagctgtggaaccttatattaggcggcaaaatacaaggatgcgagctgctgtccctgtggatgagagactggctgtcacgctccggttcctggcgactggcaggtctatgcaagacttgcattactgcgctGCGATTTCCCGAACCCTACTCAGCGTCATCATTCCGGAGACATGTAAAGCAATTATCTCTGCTTTACACCACAATTACGTGCCTTTCCCGGAGACCCCGGATGATTGGAAAGAGATTTCCTGGGGATTTCatgagcaatggcagttccctaattgcggaggggccttggatgggaaacatgtccgcatcacccaaccaccacactccggctccttttattataactataagggatatttcagcgttattctgatggccctcgttaatgcgaactatgaatttgtaagtgtgtctgtagggatcaacgggagattatctgatggcggagttttggagctaaccgattttggggaccgcttgaaagaaaacaaactggccttgcctcccaacagtgacactactggaaacatgaactttgtgtttgtcggagatgaggcgttcccactgcatcccaaccttttgaagcccttctcccagaagacTCTGACACCTGAGCGGCGCATATTTAATTACCGACTTTCgagagctagacgcgttgtggagaatgcgtttggaatcatggcaaaccgatttcgtgTTTTTCACACTGCAATGAACATGAAACTAtcgtctattgactctgtggttcttgcttgttgcgtcctccacaactttctgcgccgccgtgatgccactgcatacagccctccacagtatgtagactctgttgaccctgcaaacggagatataacccagggagaatggcgtctagacgagcacagggtttctggcctggaaaatctgggatccggaaggaacaatgatgacgcaacaaattgcagggaaaaatactgtgactttttcaatggtccAGGGGCTGTCTCATGGCAGCACCAACAATAGTAGCGCAACTGTAGGCATATCTTTTACCATTTATTATGGATTACATTTGTTTTCGTTCATCCGCTCTCGTGTACCATTCTTTGTATAACCCATCCAATTACTTTGTCAAGTAACAATGTCAACATAACGATATATCGATTTATGTACATTCTCTTGTTCTTTTTATTCCATTCCAATAAAAATATCTAACTATGCaaatactctacttctgtatcaaacatatgaaCCATGGGAGTCAACAACCTCCTCTGCCCTAGCGCTTTCatgatgtgtgtgtatgtatgtgtatgtatatatatatatatatatatatatatatatatatatatatatatatatatatatatatatataatgtgtgtgtgtgtattacacacatatatacatacacatatatacatagatgtatatttttatatatttagatgtatagatgtgtgtgtgtatatatatatatatatatatatatatatatatatatatatatatatatatatcccgattataacgcattaggtattgtacagtatgcatgtccactttgcatattgcccacccacatagtattttgcccatccacagagccacgtagtatggagacaaattaaaaaaatatatatattttattagtttttacatgacattttcactgttgatgatccataggggattacggagtaggggagggagAAATTGGACttgtttattaacatataaatatattagtatactcaccttccgaagtcccgttgaagtagtgctatactcaccctacgctGCCTTTccctgggaccgtaagctgccgctttcaatggagcggtcct
This region of Ranitomeya imitator isolate aRanImi1 chromosome 1, aRanImi1.pri, whole genome shotgun sequence genomic DNA includes:
- the LOC138651237 gene encoding uncharacterized protein, with amino-acid sequence MSLSDVPAIVAAALLLEAQNQLEAQARNTRAKRQRRMWTRQWLQKRYQLSHMGLIRELKENNPHDFKNYLRMSEDSFNVLLEAVEPYIRRQNTRMRAAVPVDERLAVTLRFLATGRSMQDLHYCAAISRTLLSVIIPETCKAIISALHHNYVPFPETPDDWKEISWGFHEQWQFPNCGGALDGKHVRITQPPHSGSFYYNYKGYFSVILMALVNANYEFVSVSVGINGRLSDGGVLELTDFGDRLKENKLALPPNSDTTGNMNFVFVGDEAFPLHPNLLKPFSQKTLTPERRIFNYRLSRARRVVENAFGIMANRFRVFHTAMNMKLSSIDSVVLACCVLHNFLRRRDATAYSPPQYVDSVDPANGDITQGEWRLDEHRVSGLENLGSGRNNDDATNCREKYCDFFNGPGAVSWQHQQ